A single window of Paenibacillus sp. SYP-B4298 DNA harbors:
- a CDS encoding metal-dependent hydrolase: MNKKGHLSLALAAGSMAVYTSPSYSLTDWSQGWAAILLVACAGIGGLAPDLDHKTSTASKTIQFSARNRRTLRTISSSCFAAGLVLTLLWLLSRYDLIAWESWLPSGWQSYALLAVQGGPFLIAGGVLFLAMTRLRTLILLGTGTALLIAAYLNHWHWIASFAGIALLVLPLVKHRGIIHTPEFALAMTLGLLSFAAQQSEPVQAAATGFILGWWTHLAGDCFGSEGIHLLLIPKLRIALHLFANGGATERLVVAICTLATTIIWFALLLAAPDGMTLFSQFTTFQEMRKQ, translated from the coding sequence ATGAACAAGAAGGGACATCTATCGTTGGCGCTGGCTGCCGGTTCCATGGCTGTATACACTAGCCCCTCCTATTCATTAACAGATTGGAGTCAAGGCTGGGCAGCTATACTGCTCGTCGCTTGCGCTGGCATCGGCGGGCTTGCGCCTGATCTCGATCACAAGACAAGCACTGCCAGCAAGACCATTCAATTCTCGGCTCGCAATCGGCGCACGCTGCGCACAATCTCCAGCTCCTGCTTCGCCGCCGGCCTTGTACTGACGCTGCTTTGGCTGCTTAGCCGTTATGATCTGATCGCCTGGGAGAGCTGGCTGCCCTCAGGATGGCAGTCCTACGCCCTCCTGGCCGTACAGGGCGGCCCGTTCCTCATCGCAGGCGGCGTGCTGTTCCTGGCGATGACACGTCTGCGCACGCTGATTCTGCTTGGCACAGGCACGGCTCTGCTCATTGCAGCCTATCTGAACCATTGGCACTGGATCGCATCGTTCGCTGGCATCGCGCTCCTTGTGCTGCCATTAGTCAAGCATCGCGGCATCATCCATACGCCTGAGTTTGCATTGGCAATGACACTCGGGCTGTTATCGTTCGCCGCGCAGCAGAGCGAGCCGGTTCAAGCCGCGGCAACCGGCTTCATCCTCGGCTGGTGGACTCATCTGGCTGGTGATTGCTTCGGCAGCGAAGGCATTCATCTTCTCCTGATTCCCAAGCTGCGCATCGCCTTGCACCTGTTCGCCAACGGCGGCGCAACGGAGCGGCTTGTTGTGGCGATCTGCACGCTAGCGACAACGATCATCTGGTTTGCACTTCTACTCGCGGCTCCTGATGGAATGACGCTGTTCTCACAATTTACAACCTTTCAAGAAATGAGGAAACAGTGA
- a CDS encoding thiamine diphosphokinase, with protein sequence MAYLPHTVVIITGGHLGEWALAYIDADSYIIGADRGALFLVQHGIRPDLAVGDFDSVSPQELEQIQSVSKQLLRCDAFDKNYTDTELAFIKALERHPERIIIAGALGTRFDHSLANVQLLAQAEHHGVVAVIADEHNEVRLVTRSITVERGRFSMVSLLPLSAEVTGIYLQGFVYPLHNATLALGQSLGISNVLDHESGTITIDSGSLLVIHCNG encoded by the coding sequence ATGGCTTATCTACCACATACGGTCGTAATCATAACCGGAGGACATCTAGGTGAATGGGCCTTAGCCTATATCGATGCCGATAGTTATATCATCGGCGCTGATCGCGGCGCCCTGTTCCTCGTACAGCACGGCATTCGCCCCGATCTGGCCGTTGGTGATTTCGATTCGGTCAGCCCTCAAGAGCTGGAGCAGATCCAATCGGTCAGCAAGCAGTTGCTGCGTTGTGATGCCTTTGACAAAAATTATACCGACACCGAGCTTGCCTTCATCAAAGCGCTGGAACGGCATCCTGAGCGCATTATCATCGCAGGCGCGCTCGGCACCCGCTTTGACCACTCTCTCGCCAATGTACAATTGCTGGCGCAAGCGGAGCATCACGGAGTTGTGGCGGTTATCGCTGACGAGCATAATGAGGTTCGGCTCGTTACGAGGAGCATCACGGTTGAGCGCGGGCGGTTCAGCATGGTGTCCCTGCTGCCGCTGAGTGCCGAGGTGACAGGCATTTATCTGCAAGGATTTGTCTATCCTCTGCACAATGCTACACTCGCCTTAGGCCAGTCACTCGGCATCAGCAATGTGCTGGATCACGAGAGCGGGACGATCACGATCGACTCTGGCAGCTTGCTCGTTATTCACTGTAACGGATAA
- a CDS encoding MBL fold metallo-hydrolase, whose amino-acid sequence MTRLTFLGTGDAMGVPRIYCECGVCQEARSRGGNRRLRSSLHICDKRSGDTLIDCGPDFGRQMELAGLRSIHRVLITHAHFDHIGGLVEWADACRWLGESGQLYAPQIVIDEIQGRFPWLHQSIDFLPMDEGIQIGMWKVTCWRVNHGKNGYSFAFRFDHEETGIAWAYCSDAIGLSEEQIKPLYDLNLLILGTSFFKEPFPPETRSVYDVTEALELMKIVQPESVIFTHLSHDIDVGRDYSLPEHAMFAKTGMTFSF is encoded by the coding sequence ATGACAAGACTTACGTTTTTGGGGACGGGGGACGCGATGGGCGTGCCCAGAATTTATTGTGAATGCGGTGTATGCCAGGAGGCCAGGAGCAGAGGCGGTAATCGCCGCTTGCGCTCCTCCCTGCATATATGCGACAAGCGAAGCGGGGATACGCTCATTGATTGCGGCCCTGACTTCGGCAGGCAGATGGAGCTTGCCGGGCTGCGCAGCATTCATCGGGTATTGATTACCCATGCTCATTTTGACCATATCGGGGGCTTGGTGGAATGGGCCGATGCCTGCAGATGGCTAGGCGAATCTGGGCAATTGTACGCTCCGCAGATTGTTATTGATGAGATCCAGGGAAGATTCCCCTGGCTCCATCAATCCATTGACTTTCTGCCGATGGATGAAGGGATTCAGATCGGCATGTGGAAGGTGACATGCTGGAGGGTCAATCATGGGAAGAACGGCTACTCGTTTGCCTTCCGTTTTGATCATGAGGAGACGGGCATTGCCTGGGCATACTGCTCAGATGCTATCGGATTGTCCGAGGAACAAATAAAGCCGCTGTATGATTTAAATTTGCTGATTCTGGGCACGAGCTTCTTCAAGGAGCCGTTCCCGCCCGAAACCAGGTCTGTCTATGATGTGACCGAAGCGCTGGAATTGATGAAGATTGTTCAGCCGGAGTCGGTTATTTTCACGCATCTGTCCCATGATATAGATGTGGGGAGGGATTATTCCCTGCCTGAGCATGCCATGTTCGCCAAGACAGGCATGACCTTCTCCTTCTAG
- a CDS encoding GNAT family N-acetyltransferase — protein MNYYRITSITDPYFAKMHRLMQEVFPPEEVLEYSLWEEPIQDPAIYVYVAIEGEEVVGATEYRYYPHYRTAMTDFTIIGKPGLGIGRFLLKHRERDIARIAAEAGSEPIGMFAEIYDPYQVEHSFGGVTPMNPYVRREVLSHIGYRRLDIDYVHPSWDHKGEAVEGLNLCFLPADEERASIPAELVYRFLDEYYAALPNKPQAWLDMMNEIKTHNEIALMPL, from the coding sequence ATGAACTATTACCGAATTACATCGATAACCGATCCGTATTTCGCTAAGATGCACCGGCTGATGCAGGAGGTGTTCCCGCCTGAGGAGGTGCTGGAATACAGTCTGTGGGAGGAGCCGATTCAAGACCCGGCAATCTATGTGTATGTGGCTATTGAAGGCGAGGAGGTCGTGGGGGCGACAGAATACCGCTACTACCCTCATTATCGGACAGCCATGACCGATTTTACCATTATCGGCAAGCCTGGCCTAGGTATCGGCCGCTTCTTGTTGAAGCATCGAGAGCGCGATATTGCGCGCATCGCTGCCGAAGCTGGCAGCGAGCCGATCGGAATGTTTGCAGAAATCTACGATCCGTATCAAGTCGAGCATAGCTTTGGCGGTGTGACACCGATGAACCCCTATGTCAGACGCGAGGTGCTGTCGCATATCGGATACCGCAGGCTTGACATCGACTATGTGCATCCGTCTTGGGATCATAAGGGCGAAGCGGTCGAAGGGCTGAACCTCTGCTTCTTGCCTGCTGATGAGGAGAGAGCCTCTATCCCGGCTGAGCTGGTCTATCGTTTTCTTGACGAATACTATGCTGCGTTGCCGAACAAGCCGCAGGCTTGGCTCGACATGATGAACGAAATCAAAACTCATAACGAAATAGCGCTGATGCCGCTGTAA
- a CDS encoding GNAT family N-acetyltransferase, with protein sequence MRKELYVFVDDRPVPVVIRNYTEQDIEQMIAIQQESFPPPFPSELWWQPEQLREHVRRFPEGALCAEANGRLIGSMTALRVGSDQLKGTHSWADITDQGYIRNHEPDGETLYVVDICVIPSFRKAGIGKWLMQTMYEVVVHLKCHRLLGGGRMPGYHRHAHEATAEQYVQQVVAGVWKDPVITFLLRCGRIPVGVADHYLEDEESCNYGVLMEWRNPFVK encoded by the coding sequence ATGAGGAAGGAGCTTTATGTATTTGTGGATGATCGGCCTGTGCCGGTCGTTATCCGCAACTATACAGAACAGGACATCGAGCAGATGATTGCGATTCAACAGGAGAGCTTTCCGCCGCCCTTCCCCTCCGAGCTATGGTGGCAGCCGGAGCAATTGCGGGAGCATGTGCGCCGCTTTCCAGAGGGGGCGCTGTGCGCGGAGGCGAACGGACGGCTGATCGGCTCCATGACCGCGCTGCGTGTGGGCAGCGATCAATTGAAGGGTACACATTCATGGGCGGATATAACAGATCAAGGCTATATTCGCAATCATGAGCCGGATGGCGAGACGTTGTACGTTGTGGATATTTGCGTTATCCCCTCATTCCGCAAGGCCGGGATTGGCAAATGGCTGATGCAGACCATGTATGAGGTCGTCGTTCACTTGAAGTGCCACCGTCTGCTTGGAGGCGGTCGAATGCCTGGCTACCATCGGCATGCGCATGAGGCGACCGCAGAGCAATATGTACAGCAGGTTGTAGCGGGTGTGTGGAAGGACCCTGTCATTACGTTTCTCTTGCGCTGCGGCCGCATCCCTGTAGGTGTTGCCGATCACTACCTGGAGGATGAGGAATCCTGCAATTACGGGGTGCTGATGGAATGGAGAAACCCGTTCGTTAAGTGA
- a CDS encoding carbon-nitrogen hydrolase family protein has translation MTYRVAAVQYELKDISSFAEFSHQVTHYVKNAMEYGVQFILFPEFMTTQLLSIGDSTQEALPIERLPEFTEAYTELFTQLAQQHDVYIIGGTHVVQADAGLRNTAFLFHPDGRVDTQAKLHMTPTEVEEWSMTPGDGLEVFQTRYGTISMLTCYDIEFPEIVRMARAKGADVVFCPSCTDDRHGFYRVRYCCHARAVENQIYIVTTGTVGSLRKVDFMRANYGQAAIISPNDIPFPPAGIVAAGEINFDMLVVGDLDLSLLEKVRQSGSVTTWRDRRTDLYPNW, from the coding sequence ATGACTTATCGCGTAGCGGCTGTACAATATGAACTAAAGGACATATCATCCTTTGCCGAATTTTCGCATCAGGTGACCCATTATGTGAAGAATGCGATGGAATACGGCGTTCAATTTATTTTGTTTCCCGAGTTCATGACAACTCAGCTATTGTCTATTGGAGACAGCACTCAGGAGGCATTGCCAATCGAGCGGCTGCCTGAGTTTACAGAGGCATATACGGAGCTGTTCACCCAATTGGCTCAGCAGCATGATGTATACATAATTGGAGGAACCCATGTTGTCCAGGCTGATGCCGGCTTGCGCAACACGGCCTTCCTCTTCCACCCGGACGGGCGGGTGGATACGCAGGCGAAGCTGCATATGACGCCGACGGAGGTGGAGGAATGGTCGATGACGCCTGGAGACGGTCTGGAGGTATTCCAGACCCGTTACGGCACCATCTCCATGCTGACCTGCTATGATATCGAGTTTCCCGAGATTGTGCGCATGGCTAGAGCCAAAGGAGCCGATGTCGTATTCTGCCCATCGTGTACAGATGATCGGCATGGCTTCTACAGAGTCCGCTATTGCTGTCATGCCCGGGCCGTCGAGAATCAGATCTATATTGTGACCACGGGAACAGTAGGCTCGCTGCGCAAGGTTGATTTCATGAGGGCGAATTACGGCCAGGCGGCGATCATTTCACCTAATGATATTCCGTTTCCGCCGGCTGGGATCGTAGCGGCTGGAGAGATCAATTTTGATATGCTGGTTGTAGGGGATCTTGACCTGTCGCTGCTGGAGAAGGTTCGCCAGAGCGGCTCCGTAACGACATGGCGCGACCGGAGAACGGACCTGTATCCGAATTGGTAG
- a CDS encoding C40 family peptidase, giving the protein MLKTQFTRIMIRTGLCVTLLGTAAALAGQYPAAHAAAETSTSISSRVISLGEKFLGVKYEFGAPSGSTITFDCSSFTQYVFGKFGISLPRISKDQAEEGYAVSKSNLKKGDLVFFSVPSRTGSSIGHVAIYAGNNQILHTYGEGGVTYSDLDAPYWKDNYITARRVLQ; this is encoded by the coding sequence ATGCTCAAGACTCAATTTACCCGTATTATGATTCGCACCGGATTATGTGTGACCCTGCTAGGCACCGCGGCTGCTCTCGCCGGACAATATCCGGCAGCACATGCTGCTGCAGAGACTTCCACATCTATATCGAGCCGTGTGATTTCACTAGGTGAGAAATTCCTTGGCGTGAAATACGAATTTGGCGCGCCTTCAGGCAGCACCATAACGTTCGATTGCTCCTCCTTTACCCAATATGTATTCGGCAAATTCGGTATTTCTCTGCCCCGCATCTCGAAAGACCAAGCAGAGGAGGGCTATGCCGTCAGCAAATCGAATCTGAAAAAAGGCGATCTGGTCTTCTTCTCTGTTCCATCGCGGACAGGCAGTTCGATCGGCCATGTTGCCATCTACGCCGGCAACAATCAAATTCTGCATACGTATGGGGAAGGCGGCGTTACGTATTCGGATCTCGATGCTCCTTACTGGAAGGATAACTACATCACCGCACGGCGGGTGCTCCAATAA